The following DNA comes from Rosa rugosa chromosome 5, drRosRugo1.1, whole genome shotgun sequence.
aaccaagtggcagccctagttCAAAGTAAGTACGTACGTGGTCCAGTATTAAGATTCAAACGATGGCTTTGGTTATATATATCCATGTAAATAGTTAATTAGTTCTTAAACTTCCACGCTGcttaaaaagtaaaattaatGGGAAGCATTTGATCTTTCATCATTAACCAATTAAGGACTTGATCTAATTTAACTACTTCAgcagaaaaaaatagaaaagagttAAATAAGCTTCTTCATGTATTTTATGCTCCAAGCGGTACTACACATGTTTCACGATTAATTTTCAAATGGAATTATTAATGGATATATATACTTCAAGTTGCCAACAGTTAAGTTCCATAAGTAACAACAAATATGGCTTATGAGAGGTCAGAACTATTATATATTCACATTATTTTTGGAATAATCTACAGAAGTATGCATACAAACTTACAAAGTTAGTTGATGAAAACGAAGTTATTGATGTCTATGATGGTGGCACGTTGCATATTAGATACTATTAAATTAGACAACTACTAATCAGATCAGCTAGCTAATTAAATCTGTTTTAAAATGCAAGTTACTTCTACAGTTATTGTTTAGTGCATGCTCTAAATATCTAATTAACCATACAATTGACGGACGTTTTAATTTGTAGTTAGATAATTGAAGCTCGATTCAATGTTGAATTTCTCTTGAACTCAAGCTCAATTTGCTTAGCTAATTTGTATACATAATAAGCttgattatatataattatataagcTTGGGGGAACACTCTCGGTATTGATTCGTAGCTTCTTCCGCGCGCTCAAACTTTAATTTAGCTCAAGTAATATCAAACAACGACAAAAATGCATGTTAATTGGAATAGATATATATGGCTCTCTTTTGATAAAATTTGGAACTTAAGAATGCACATTTTGGATCACTGTTCAAGATATAAATTGCATTCTAGATGATattagaaaaaaagaagaagtaaaaGATATGTCGTCCCGTGTGCGTCTACGATACCATGCACAGTTCACAGCTGGCACAATGAAATGAAATAAGCACCTTCTTTTCAAAACGTAATAAGATTATGCCATCTAAAATAAGATAGATGAGATAcaatattttttatatttaaattACACATTAAGAAGTTTTTCATTCAAACTTGGCtcatatataatttcttttacaAGTTCATAATTGAACATGAGTGAACTTTGAACTGTATCGAACCgatttatattttttaatttttttttcattatggcTAACATATATACTTATCACAAAATACAGAAAATTCAAACATACACGTAAGGatctatttcttttttcttgtttttgaattttgacatttttttgTACAACAGAGTTTTCTGGCATTTGAAATATTTCAAGAATTAACGAAATAAAAATGGTGTTAcagaacaaaaagataaaaaaaatcacCGAAAAATCTAAGGACCTATGGAGTCAAGGTTGATGACGGTGGATGAGGTTTTGACCCAAATGGGGGCAAATCTTCAACCCTGATTGGTAGATGAAGTCTTAAAAATGATCCTCTTCCTCTCTCAACAGCGTTGAAACTAGCAAATTAAGTTGAAATTTAAAACTTCATTATTGAATATAAAATTGGTTATCAGAGCTAGGGCATTAGTCTAATACGCGACCTTTCTTTAAAAGAAAACTGTTGGGCAGTTTGACACTTCTCAATATATAAGTTATCTCTTCATTGGTTTGTATACATATGCAGAAGATAAGCACTGGATCTGTGTATATAAATTCAATATTATACAAAGTCAAAATCTataggctctctctctctctctccatataTACAAGCAGCCAAATTTCTATGCAATTAGCAAAGAGGCGTTCAAAATCAATGGAGATTGAAAAGTCTTTGCTGGGAAATTCAGTTATGGAAGAGAACAGAATGAAATCTGATGGTGATGATTCAGAAGGCACTTCCAAAGATATAAACAAGGTGATAGTTCTCTCCTGGCTTTGCTCTCATTTACATACCCAGAATTCAATTATTTATGTGTATATGGGATATCATGCATTCATGCTAGCTATAGTTTTCATTTTATCTAATAGttaattattttcttgttgatagTTTGACAGTTTCTAAACATTTTTGAGTTCAATTGTCTTATGTATGTTATGATTTTATGAGTTAGGTTTTTACTTAACATTGAACTTGGATTATGATCGATGAAAGAATCATTGTTTTGAATTTCACTTGATTATCCTTTATCTGGATTCAGGATGTTAAATTGCTACATCTTTAACCTATATATAATTAGTCTATATGCAACTGCTGTGCATCAATGACTGATCCCAATTTTTTAGTGATCTTGTACGTTAATTTGTTTTCCTGATtgatttgtgtgtgtgtgtgtgttcaatCATATAACAGATTAAGTACTCATGCATCTATATCATATTTCAGGGAGGAGATGTTGAAGAAGTAGCTGAAGGAAAATACAATTTGAAGCTGCAGCCTTCACCTACACAAAAGGATAGAGCTCAGAGCAAGCACAAACAGGTAAAAGCAAGTCACAtacaaatataattaattagagagaaacaaggaaaatTTAAGCAAGTTATACATGTAATTATCTATATAAGCTGATGAATTAATCTTAATTGCGTGATATTATATGTGACTTATCAGAACTCAAATTAATTAAGATCATCATGCATGAATCTTCCAGACAGGCCAGAAAAGTCAATACATATTGAAGTCATAGATCCCATGTGATATCGAGTCATGTAGGTTAAATTAATTTCATTCAGTAGTTAATTGAATTTATGCTCTAATTATTTTATCTACGTTGATATCTCACTTAGTTAGATAAATTACATCCACATGTGTACATGCATAAATATCATGAACTTATAATCAAATGAATCCTCACATTAACATTGAAAGAATCAGATAATCCAGCTTTTCGATCCATCTTCAATACCATTTTGTATTAATGCCCATGCAGGAAGCAGATGATGAACTGGAATTAGCTAAAGCTGAAATGGGGGAGgttagagaagaaaataaaaggcTAAAGGTGTTATTAGCGCAAATCGTGAAGGATTACCAGGAACTTCAGATGCATTTTCTTGATGTTAttcaaaaacaagaaacaaataaGAAATCTATGGATACCAGTAGTACAGCTGATCATCAAGGAACTGTTTCGGCTGAAGCTGATGAACTTGTGTCCCTTAGCCTTGGGAGAACCTCGAGTAGTACTAGTACTCATGATCATCATCTCAGAAAGGATCATCATGAGATGATGAAAAAGACCAGCAGAGATGACGATTACGGGGTAATGAATGAAGCTGGACTTGCATTGGAATTGGGATGCAGATCATTTGAGCCAGCTGCTGCTGATCATGAAACTACGAAGGTTAATTCAAGCTCCGAAATTAATAGTTCAGCCGCAGATCCAAAGGAAGACGAAGTAACTAAGATATGGCCGCCTAGTAAAATGTTGAAGACAAGAGATGATGATGTTTCACAACAGCAGACCCATTTGAAGAAAGCTAGGGTTTCTGTCCGAGCTAGATGCGATGCTCCAACAGTTAGTACTATAAACTTTTGACTTTAATAACCCTAACATGAGCTTTTAACCCTAATTCATTTCTGAACATGAATTCTCCATGACATGCACACGCACATCCACCATGAAAATTTACCCCACTACTAATAATTGTTATTGATTAATAGGATCACTAAGCAGTAATTTTACATAAATGCAGTTGAATGATGGATGTCAATGGAGAAAATATGGACAGAAAATAGCAAAAGGAAATCCATGCCCTCGAGCATACTACCGTTGCACAGTTTCACCGTCGTGCCCTGTGAGAAAACAAGTAAGCTGATAGTACCTCTAAAAGTCCTTACATTTCATACTGCAGATTGATATTCTCAGTGCACATTACTCAAAAGTCTAATAAACTTGCTCAATAATTTCAGGTGCAAAGATGTGCGGAAGACATGTCGATATTGATCACAACCTATGAGGGTAACCACAACCATCCACTTCCCATGTCAGCCACGGCCATGGCCTCCACCACCTCCGCCGCGGCATCCATGCTTCAGTCTCACTCATCCACCTCGCAACAAGGCCTTGTCAACTCAACCACCGCCcccatctccacctccactaGTAACCTCCATGGCCATGGACCAAACTTCACCAATAGTCTCTCCCAGAATTCATCGAGACTACTACCACAGTCACAGTTCTATTTCCCCAACAGTTCAATCTCAACCAACAATTCCCACCCAACCATCACCCTTGATCTCACTGCTCCATCTCCCTCCCATTTCGGACTAAGATTTCCTTCAGGGTTACCGAGATATTCCTCGAGTACAAGCCTCAACTTTTCGTCAtcgtcttcctcttctttcGACCACAACACATTACTACAAGCACCAAATTGGATTAACAATCCCGCTGCTGCAGGCTATTTCAACTATGGGACGGTACTATCTCATCGGAATAGGATGAACCAAGCTGTTGGGGGGTCTTCTCTTAACAACGGAAAGCAGCCATTTCAAGAACCTAATTTCTACCAATCTTACATACAAAATTCTCAGAAAGCAGCTCCTGCTGCACCTCAGCATCATCTGTTTACAGAGACATTAGCCACTGCAACAAAAGCAATCACATCAAACCCTACGTTTCAATCAGCTTTAGCAGCGGCACTCACGTCATTTGTTGGTGCTAATGGGGGTACTAGAGGGGCGGTCAGAGAAACTAGTCACATCGTTAATGGCAGTAGTAGTACTGAAAGTTCTGGGCTGAAATTGAAGTGGGGTGAGTCCTTGACGCCGATTAATCCAATCTACCCATCAACCCAGAAAGGAATCGGGTGCGCATCACCAGGCTACTTGAACAAATCATCGTCGCCATTGAATTAGTTCTCAATATCATGGGAGCTTTGTGTTGTTTTCCACCTTCATTGCAACATTCCATGCACGTCTAACATTTCTGTGTCTCAGCTGGGAATAGGAGGCATTTCAAGCAGAGTAATGCTAGAGCTAGGGACTatatttttcgatcacattaaTGAATCGCATTATGTGACAAGTGCGGCCTCCTTGTTACATTGACCAGCCGGTAGATAATAAAACACCTGCTTCATAGTGTTGATAATTACATGTGGCTTAAAAATGTAGTCTCTTTAGCATTATAGCGGCTAGTGTAATTAATACCTCTTTCTCAATTAGTCTTAGTATCTCTGATGATGTCAAAACAAGTTAGGTATATCATGTAAATTAAATTGCTATACATGTCCTATAAACTGATACAGTTTGCAAAATTTATATAATTGTAGATTTATGAACATCATGATTTGTGAACTTCTAATATTTCGAACCATTTGCGGCAAGCAATGAAACAAACTCATGGGAAACTCTGCGTGTATAACTGTATATGCATATAGCAAAGAATTCGAGCATGACCAGTCAATTGGGCCAGGCCCAATAAGCCAGCAGGCCCAAATACACTCCATACAAAAATCCATTCCGAAGAAAACTGATGAGTTTGACGTCCAGTTCCTACACATGGCAAAGTTGGGTTCTTGCATGCAGAAGCCAGGTTAACTGTTTCTGGAAGGAGAAATGGAGAATTATTGATCTGAGTTATAAAAAAGAACCCTAAATCCAATTTTTGAATCCATTGGAAGCACAAAATTTGAGGTATATTCCAATCCTCAGGCACTTTTCTTGATCTCTTTTTCTATCACACAATGTATGCTTTCTTGATCAATCTACACGCACATTACTTTCATATACAAAATCATAGAATCGAATTGAACTTTTGGAATGATCCCCTAGTCTCTTGGATATGGTATTAGAAATTTATTTAGATTTATCATGTTAATGGACATAGTCTAAGATGGCCAAATGATGAGCCATATAAAATGCACAAGATCAAATCTGTCATGGTTGTGTAGCTGGATATTCTACCATGGTGAGTATATGACCACTGACTACATATGAAGATATTGACTATTCTAATTTGTGCCTTTAGTCTGTGTGAACATGACAGAAGCAGCACAAGAAGGAAGGGGAATTCCCAAGAGTCCTAAGAGGTCAAGCTGCTATGATGCCTACTTCGAAAGGATTCAGTCCAGGAAGAAATTACCGCATGAGCTTCAAGAGAAATTAACGTATGCATTTTCAAAAGTTCCAGTTTCATCTTTCCAATCCCTTCAGGGAGGAAAAGGTACTAGCAATATTGTTATTGTTCATCCTAGTTACAATTTCACCAATGACTAGTTTAATTAAGACTAGATATGAATTGCATGAGCTAAATGATTAACTAAAATTTGACAGTGCATCCTGTAATGCTCTAATAACATTATTATATTTTGCAGTAATTGAGATTGTAGCAGATATGTCTATTCCTGATGCAGTCAAGACTCTCTCAGAGCACAAGATTTTGTCAGCTCCGGTGATTACTGTGCCGGATCAAACCTATTCGGATTGGAGAGGAAGGTACCTTGGAATCATAGATTACTCTGCCGTTCTTGTTTGGGTGTTGGAGAGTGCAGAACATGCTGCTGAAGGTGCCTCTTCAGCTAGTTATGCAGCAACCACGGCTGGTGGAATTGGTGGTGCAGGAGCTGTCGGCGCCATTGGAGCTGTAGCATTGGGGGTCACAGGTCCTGCTGCAGTTGCAGGCCTAACTGCTGCTGCAGTTTGTTCCGCTGTGGCCGGGAGTGCTGTTGGAAAAATAGGTGAAATGTTACTGCACATTAGTCACAAATTTAAAACGAAGAATAGTGCCACGAACAAGAATAATAAATGCATGATAGTCATCCAGGATACAGAGAACAAGAAGggattttgtagaaaataatgGAATTTTGGAAGACACATATTTGAATGCTAGAAATTGATCATTCTCGCATTCAAATTGTAACAGATATAGCTGCAGAGAATGAGGAGGACAAAGATTCTCCCACAACGGGTGATAAATTGACCAAAGATCTTGACAAGGTCATACTGCAAGATGAACCCTGCAAGTCAACAACAGTAAGTTATGTCCTCCAAGAAGATTTTTTCTGCAGTATTGTTTGCCTTTCCAAATCACTTCATTCCACTTTTTGATAGCGAATGTGATATGTATGATATTTACTTGAATGTATCAGGTAAAGTCAATAGTTAAATCCTTCGGGGAAACACCTTTCCTTCCGGTAGCAGAAGATAGTTCTATGTTGACCATCTTGCTACTACTCTCAAAATATAGGATGAGGAATGTGCCTGTAATAGAAAATGGCCAACCAGGACTTCAGAACTACATTACTCAATCAGCAGTTATACGCGGTCTTGAAGGATGCAAAGGAATGGAGTGGTTTGACTGCATTGCAGAAAAACCTATCTCGGATCTGGGACTTCCCTTTATGTCCT
Coding sequences within:
- the LOC133709001 gene encoding WRKY transcription factor 72B-like — protein: MQLAKRRSKSMEIEKSLLGNSVMEENRMKSDGDDSEGTSKDINKGGDVEEVAEGKYNLKLQPSPTQKDRAQSKHKQEADDELELAKAEMGEVREENKRLKVLLAQIVKDYQELQMHFLDVIQKQETNKKSMDTSSTADHQGTVSAEADELVSLSLGRTSSSTSTHDHHLRKDHHEMMKKTSRDDDYGVMNEAGLALELGCRSFEPAAADHETTKVNSSSEINSSAADPKEDEVTKIWPPSKMLKTRDDDVSQQQTHLKKARVSVRARCDAPTLNDGCQWRKYGQKIAKGNPCPRAYYRCTVSPSCPVRKQVQRCAEDMSILITTYEGNHNHPLPMSATAMASTTSAAASMLQSHSSTSQQGLVNSTTAPISTSTSNLHGHGPNFTNSLSQNSSRLLPQSQFYFPNSSISTNNSHPTITLDLTAPSPSHFGLRFPSGLPRYSSSTSLNFSSSSSSSFDHNTLLQAPNWINNPAAAGYFNYGTVLSHRNRMNQAVGGSSLNNGKQPFQEPNFYQSYIQNSQKAAPAAPQHHLFTETLATATKAITSNPTFQSALAAALTSFVGANGGTRGAVRETSHIVNGSSSTESSGLKLKWGESLTPINPIYPSTQKGIGCASPGYLNKSSSPLN
- the LOC133709003 gene encoding SNF1-related protein kinase regulatory subunit gamma-1-like, which codes for MTEAAQEGRGIPKSPKRSSCYDAYFERIQSRKKLPHELQEKLTYAFSKVPVSSFQSLQGGKVIEIVADMSIPDAVKTLSEHKILSAPVITVPDQTYSDWRGRYLGIIDYSAVLVWVLESAEHAAEGASSASYAATTAGGIGGAGAVGAIGAVALGVTGPAAVAGLTAAAVCSAVAGSAVGKIDIAAENEEDKDSPTTGDKLTKDLDKVILQDEPCKSTTVKSIVKSFGETPFLPVAEDSSMLTILLLLSKYRMRNVPVIENGQPGLQNYITQSAVIRGLEGCKGMEWFDCIAEKPISDLGLPFMSSDEVISIQSDDLILEAYKKMKEKKIGGLPVVEGQTKKLVGNVSVSDIRCVFLKHDLLSNFRKLTAMEFLTTISTSKEPGKPIPPITCNIESTLGNVIEILASKSVHRIYVVSAEEGEVLGVITLRDVISCFIYEPPNHFDAYLGFAVKEILKQE